In Haladaptatus sp. QDMS2, a single window of DNA contains:
- a CDS encoding helix-turn-helix domain-containing protein, protein MSSGSIDIDEFENTDEFEEQNDTEQIVLFLDDHDDRAWKAATIAERLGLDTDAVSAILSRLKERGLVRHKRPYWAITDDKDRLHAAYRLHRHHESAAEEYGEERLEDLRTDQMEEVQ, encoded by the coding sequence ATGTCGAGCGGGTCCATCGATATCGACGAATTCGAAAACACTGACGAATTCGAGGAACAGAACGACACTGAGCAGATCGTGCTGTTCCTCGACGACCACGACGACCGTGCGTGGAAGGCAGCGACGATCGCCGAGCGACTCGGGCTGGACACGGACGCTGTGAGTGCAATCCTGTCGAGATTGAAGGAGCGGGGTCTCGTGCGGCACAAGCGTCCCTACTGGGCGATCACGGATGACAAAGACCGGCTCCACGCTGCCTACCGACTCCACCGACATCACGAGAGTGCAGCGGAAGAATACGGCGAAGAGCGTCTCGAGGACCTCCGGACCGACCAGATGGAAGAGGTACAGTAA